One segment of Urocitellus parryii isolate mUroPar1 chromosome 5, mUroPar1.hap1, whole genome shotgun sequence DNA contains the following:
- the Lrtm2 gene encoding leucine-rich repeat and transmembrane domain-containing protein 2 has translation MLTPGNGSEQRTRLALQWRQVSWITCWIALYAVEALPTCPFSCKCDSRSLEVDCSGLGLTAVPPDVPAATRTLLLLNNKLSALPSWAFANLSSLQRLDLSNNFLDQLPRSIFEDLTNLTELQLRNNSIRTLDRDLLQHSPLLRHLDLSINGLAQLPPGLFDGLPALRSLSLRSNRLQNLDRLTFEPLANLQLLQVGDNPWECDCNLREFKHWMEWFSYRGGRLDQLACTLPKELRGKDMRMVPMEMFNYCSQLEDENSSAGLDVPGPPCTKASPEPAKPKPGAEPEPEPSTACPQKQRYRPVSVRRAIGTVIIAGVVCGIVCIMMVVAAAYGCIYASLMAKYHRELKKRQPLMGDPEGEHEDQKQISSVA, from the exons ATGCTGACACCGGGTAATGGCTCTGAGCAGAGGACCAGGCTTGCCCTGCAGTGGAGGCAGGTCTCCT GGATCACCTGCTGGATCGCCCTATATGCTGTGGAGGCCCTCCCCACCTGCCCTTTCTCCTGTAAGTGTGACAGCCGTAGCCTGGAAGTGGATTGCAGCGGCCTGGGTCTCACTGCTGTGCCTCCGGATGTGCCCGCTGCCACCCGAACCCTCCTGCTCTTGAACAATAAGCTGAGCGCCCTGCCAAGCTGGGCTTTTGCCAACCTGTCCAGCCTGCAGCGGTTGGACCTGTCCAACAACTTCCTGGACCAGCTGCCCCGCTCCATTTTTGAAGACCTGACGAATCTGACGGAGCTGCAGCTGCGCAATAACAGCATCAGGACCCTGGACAGGGATCTGCTGCAGCATTCCCCGCTGCTGCGCCACCTGGACCTGTCCATCAACGGCCTGGCCCAGCTGCCCCCGGGGCTTTTTGATGGACTCCCGGCTCTGCGCTCCCTCTCCCTCCGCTCCAACCGCCTGCAGAACTTGGACCGACTGACGTTTGAGCCCCTGGCGAACCTGCAACTGCTGCAGGTTGGGGACAACCCCTGGGAGTGTGACTGTAACCTTCGAGAATTCAAACACTGGATGGAATGGTTCTCTTACCGAG GGGGGCGCCTGGACCAGCTGGCCTGCACCCTACCCAAGGAACTGAGGGGGAAGGACATGCGTATGGTCCCCATGGAGATGTTCAACTACTGCTCTCAGCTGGAGGACGAGAACAGCTCAGCTGGGCTGGATGTTCCTGGGCCACCCTGCACTAAGGCCAGCCCAGAACCCGCTAAGCCCAAGCCTGGGGCTGAGCCTGAGCCAGAACCCAGTACAGCCTGCCCCCAGAAGCAGAGGTACCGGCCAGTGAGTGTGCGGCGAGCCATCGGCACAGTGATCATCGCAGGAGTCGTCTGCGGCATCGTCTGCATCATGATGGTGGTGGCTGCTGCCTATGGCTGCATCTACGCCTCCCTCATGGCCAAGTACCACCGGGAGCTCAAGAAGCGCCAGCCCCTGATGGGGGACCCTGAGGGCGAGCACGAAGACCAGAAGCAGATCTCTTCTGTGGCCTGA